The following proteins are co-located in the Deinococcus metallilatus genome:
- a CDS encoding ribokinase produces the protein MSVLVVGSVNADVTVRAARIPAPGETVLGEEARVSPGGKGANQAVAAALAGSSVTLCGAVGRDTFRAPALSGLTRAGVDLAGLHELDAPTGLALITVAASGENAITVASGANARVTSAHLPTDLSGFTHLLLQNELPSEVNREAARRAHAAGLTVLHNAAPARQAPMEQPDPELLAHTHHLIVNEHELAAFASGGGEALETQARALLTRGPRAVTVTLGAQGSLTVTADAVDRLPAFPVTPVDTTGAGDTFCGVLTAWLAQGHPLPTALHAAGVAAALACTRPGAQDAMPDRAEIAAALAR, from the coding sequence ATGAGCGTGCTGGTGGTCGGCAGCGTCAATGCCGACGTGACCGTCCGCGCCGCCCGCATCCCCGCGCCGGGCGAGACGGTGCTGGGGGAAGAGGCCCGCGTCTCTCCGGGGGGCAAGGGGGCGAATCAGGCGGTCGCCGCCGCGCTGGCCGGGTCAAGCGTGACCCTCTGCGGCGCCGTCGGGCGCGACACCTTCCGCGCCCCCGCCCTCTCCGGCCTCACCCGCGCCGGGGTGGACCTCGCCGGACTGCACGAGCTGGACGCGCCCACCGGCCTCGCGCTGATCACGGTCGCGGCGAGCGGCGAGAACGCGATCACCGTCGCCAGCGGCGCAAATGCCCGCGTCACGTCCGCTCATCTGCCCACCGACCTGAGCGGCTTCACCCACCTGCTCCTTCAGAACGAACTCCCATCTGAAGTCAACCGGGAGGCCGCCCGCCGCGCCCACGCCGCCGGACTGACCGTGCTCCACAACGCCGCCCCCGCGCGCCAGGCCCCCATGGAACAGCCCGACCCGGAATTGCTCGCCCACACGCACCACCTGATCGTGAACGAACACGAACTCGCCGCGTTTGCCAGCGGGGGAGGAGAGGCCCTGGAAACGCAGGCCCGCGCCCTCCTCACCCGTGGCCCCCGCGCCGTGACGGTCACCCTCGGCGCGCAGGGAAGCCTGACCGTGACAGCGGACGCCGTGGACCGCCTCCCGGCCTTCCCGGTCACGCCGGTGGACACGACGGGCGCGGGCGACACCTTCTGCGGCGTGCTGACCGCCTGGCTCGCCCAGGGCCACCCCCTCCCCACCGCCCTGCACGCGGCCGGAGTCGCCGCCGCCCTCGCCTGCACCCGCCCCGGCGCGCAGGACGCGATGCCCGACCGCGCCGAGATTGCCGCCGCCCTCGCGCGCTAG
- a CDS encoding DUF1999 domain-containing protein — translation MQYRTFAEPDYDALQALDLAAQRQADPAFDTLPAREREGRLSTSLPALKFYERSEHSFAAQDEAGEMRGLILAQHVWQGDRPIVLVRTVILAPDAPEGTAAGLLHATVKSAYDSAVYEVHFPLAPALEAAARREEAHLTGQYAVCHLGTRAGTAPGERLGTSPSAGAEGRA, via the coding sequence ATGCAGTACCGCACCTTTGCCGAGCCCGATTACGACGCCCTGCAAGCGTTGGACCTCGCCGCCCAGCGCCAGGCCGACCCGGCCTTCGACACCCTCCCCGCCCGCGAGCGTGAGGGCCGCCTCAGCACCAGCCTCCCCGCCCTTAAGTTCTACGAGCGCAGCGAACATTCCTTCGCCGCCCAGGACGAGGCGGGGGAGATGCGGGGCCTGATCCTGGCGCAGCACGTCTGGCAGGGGGACCGGCCCATCGTCCTGGTCCGCACGGTGATCCTCGCGCCGGACGCGCCCGAAGGCACGGCGGCGGGCCTGCTGCACGCGACCGTCAAGAGCGCCTACGACAGCGCCGTGTACGAGGTGCATTTCCCCCTCGCGCCCGCGCTGGAGGCCGCCGCACGGCGGGAAGAAGCGCACCTGACCGGCCAGTACGCCGTCTGCCACCTCGGGACCCGTGCCGGGACAGCCCCCGGCGAGCGCCTCGGCACAAGCCCAAGCGCCGGGGCGGAAGGACGCGCATAA
- a CDS encoding heavy-metal-associated domain-containing protein, whose protein sequence is MAGMTTRATRVLLGVRGMTRDAGERVAAHLRTLPGVSQATPDDGQIEVHYDPSQHTVMDLVRAVRAQGFLAGML, encoded by the coding sequence ATGGCGGGCATGACGACCCGAGCCACCCGCGTGCTGCTCGGCGTGCGCGGCATGACCCGCGACGCCGGGGAGCGTGTCGCCGCCCACCTGCGTACCCTGCCCGGCGTGAGCCAGGCCACGCCCGACGACGGCCAGATCGAAGTCCACTACGACCCCAGCCAGCACACCGTCATGGACCTGGTGCGTGCGGTGCGCGCCCAGGGCTTCCTGGCGGGCATGCTCTAG
- a CDS encoding DUF503 domain-containing protein, translated as MALGYVGILTVRVEMPWVSNLKEKRALVRPVVERLKARYPLTVARLDGLDAHDWEVIGVATLSNDYGWVEETLRMAADFIAREGEYRVAWEETDITVLGGDQDEED; from the coding sequence GTGGCGCTCGGCTACGTCGGCATCCTGACCGTCCGGGTCGAGATGCCGTGGGTGTCGAACCTCAAGGAGAAACGCGCCCTGGTCCGCCCGGTCGTCGAGCGCCTCAAGGCCCGCTATCCCCTCACGGTCGCGCGTCTGGACGGCCTCGACGCCCACGACTGGGAGGTGATCGGCGTCGCCACCCTCAGCAACGATTACGGCTGGGTGGAAGAAACCCTGCGGATGGCCGCCGACTTCATCGCCCGCGAAGGCGAGTACCGCGTCGCCTGGGAGGAAACCGACATCACCGTGCTGGGCGGCGACCAGG